A region of Candidatus Binatia bacterium DNA encodes the following proteins:
- a CDS encoding pyridoxal-phosphate dependent enzyme: MIPQPRRPLFERFSRVQERLAHLALADLPTPVRTMTAVADRVGAGGLWLKDDGPSSARYGGNKVRKLEFLLGDALSRRARAVMTFGYAGSNHATATAIHAASVGVRSISMLLPQHNAAYLRSNLLVSAAVGADIHEFGSRAALVAGTVLALARGLVRDGRLPYVIAPGGSSPLGTIGFVNAAFELDEQVSAGLLPRPAVIYAAGGSLGTVVGLGIGLAVLGWPTRIHAVRVVDEQFVNPRVAGVLWRKTIALLRDADPSFPDIAAPADRIVFRSEFFGGLYALETSEGKEAAAIAAEDGLSLDLTYTSKTLACLLADARAGRLAAPALFWSTCNSSDIGGLAAQATTGDLRPRLRRYFDTTMRSD, translated from the coding sequence ATGATTCCGCAGCCGCGACGCCCTCTTTTCGAGCGCTTTTCGCGTGTTCAGGAACGCCTGGCCCACCTCGCGCTGGCCGATCTGCCGACGCCGGTGCGCACGATGACGGCGGTCGCGGACAGGGTGGGGGCCGGCGGGCTCTGGCTGAAGGACGACGGCCCGAGCAGCGCCCGTTACGGCGGAAACAAGGTCCGCAAGCTCGAGTTCCTGCTCGGCGACGCGTTGTCGCGACGCGCCCGCGCCGTGATGACGTTCGGATACGCCGGATCCAACCACGCGACGGCGACGGCGATTCACGCGGCATCTGTCGGCGTGCGCAGCATCTCGATGCTGCTGCCGCAGCACAACGCGGCCTACCTGCGAAGCAACCTGCTGGTGAGCGCAGCGGTTGGCGCCGACATCCACGAATTCGGATCCCGCGCTGCGCTCGTCGCCGGAACCGTGCTGGCGCTGGCGCGAGGCCTGGTGCGTGACGGACGTCTTCCTTACGTGATCGCGCCCGGCGGCTCGTCGCCGCTCGGCACGATCGGCTTCGTCAATGCCGCATTCGAGCTCGACGAGCAGGTGAGTGCGGGCCTGCTGCCACGACCCGCAGTGATCTACGCTGCCGGCGGCAGTCTCGGCACCGTCGTCGGCCTCGGCATCGGCCTGGCGGTGCTCGGTTGGCCGACGCGAATCCATGCGGTGCGCGTCGTCGATGAGCAGTTCGTCAATCCTCGCGTCGCCGGCGTGTTATGGAGGAAGACGATCGCGTTGCTTCGCGACGCCGACCCGTCGTTTCCCGACATCGCCGCCCCCGCGGATCGAATTGTTTTTCGCAGCGAATTCTTCGGCGGGCTCTACGCGCTCGAAACGTCCGAAGGAAAAGAGGCGGCGGCGATCGCTGCAGAGGACGGCCTCTCGCTCGACCTCACGTACACGTCCAAGACCCTGGCCTGCCTGCTGGCCGATGCACGGGCGGGAAGACTTGCCGCTCCCGCGCTGTTCTGGAGCACATGCAACAGCAGCGATATCGGAGGACTTGCCGCACAGGCCACCACGGGTGATCTTCGGCCGCGACTGCGGCGTTACTTCGATACGACAATGCGGAGCGACTGA
- a CDS encoding right-handed parallel beta-helix repeat-containing protein, translating into MTRTALALLAAAVFCAAPAFASTYYVATTGNDTHDGLSPGTSWLTLQHAADTVAPGDTVHVANGNYTGFDVRVVADAADPISFLADGNSVAIVADNDKTPDGINIENAAYITIDGFIVNDRTRAGIRSAVSNHITVRNCHCGHNGTWGIFTGFVDDLLIENNETYTSQTQHGIYTSNSSSRITIRGNHVHDNHAAGIHMNGDFSEKPGDGLIHDALIEDNVIHGNGAGGGSGINMDGVIDSTIRNNLLYDNHASGISAYKIDAAHGSTNDVIVNNTILNASDSRWCININTGSTGATLRNNILYNYHSFHGVIAIDTTSTSGFSSDYNSLMDRFTIDDNMNTVIDFAAWKMQGYDAHSFLATPDQNFFDPTSDFHLLPNAPAIDSGTSTDAPNSDIAGDPRPVGSGYDMGAYEAQLPDCGDGNVDAGEVCGEPSLPACSDPCTTCLGCTCAPATPVCGDMVVCGSEQCETNADCGGGKVCDSCACVNPSICTSGIDLTGARMKARATPFSFKLGAQALIPKPWTGVNPAANGIRMIVDSPAGPGLLDATLPGGAAWKTNSAATAWSYTDATGAVAGITKAVVKDRSSVQDGLLRVTIKGKSAGSATLPDPASVRTTLVLGDSDECALLDWNGPSDASPACSGSSSLLSCR; encoded by the coding sequence ATGACACGCACTGCGCTCGCCCTGCTGGCCGCGGCCGTCTTCTGCGCCGCGCCGGCTTTCGCTTCGACATACTACGTCGCGACCACCGGCAACGACACGCACGACGGCCTGTCGCCGGGAACTTCCTGGCTGACGCTCCAGCATGCCGCCGACACCGTCGCTCCCGGCGACACGGTGCACGTGGCCAACGGCAATTACACCGGATTCGACGTGCGCGTCGTCGCCGACGCCGCAGATCCGATCTCGTTCCTGGCCGACGGAAACAGCGTCGCGATCGTCGCCGACAACGACAAGACCCCCGACGGCATCAACATCGAGAATGCCGCCTACATCACCATCGACGGGTTCATCGTCAACGACAGGACTCGCGCCGGGATCCGCTCGGCCGTCTCGAACCACATCACCGTGCGCAACTGCCACTGCGGGCATAACGGCACCTGGGGCATCTTCACCGGTTTCGTCGACGACCTGCTGATCGAGAACAACGAGACCTACACGTCGCAGACCCAGCACGGCATCTACACGTCCAACAGCAGCTCGCGCATCACGATCCGCGGCAACCATGTCCACGACAACCATGCCGCCGGCATCCACATGAACGGCGACTTCTCCGAGAAACCCGGCGACGGCCTCATCCACGACGCGCTGATCGAGGACAACGTGATCCATGGCAACGGCGCCGGCGGCGGCTCCGGCATCAACATGGACGGGGTGATCGACAGCACGATCCGCAACAACCTGCTCTACGACAACCATGCGAGCGGGATCAGCGCCTACAAGATCGACGCTGCGCACGGTTCGACCAACGACGTCATCGTCAACAACACGATCCTCAACGCATCCGACTCGCGCTGGTGCATCAACATCAACACCGGCTCGACCGGCGCGACGCTGCGCAACAACATTCTTTACAACTACCATTCCTTCCACGGCGTGATCGCGATCGACACGACGAGCACGAGCGGCTTCTCGTCGGACTACAATTCGTTGATGGACCGCTTCACCATCGACGACAACATGAACACGGTCATCGACTTTGCCGCCTGGAAAATGCAGGGCTACGACGCGCACTCGTTCCTTGCCACGCCGGACCAGAATTTCTTCGATCCCACCTCGGACTTTCACCTGCTGCCGAATGCTCCCGCCATCGACTCCGGAACATCGACGGACGCGCCGAACAGTGACATCGCCGGAGACCCGCGGCCGGTCGGCAGCGGTTACGACATGGGGGCCTACGAGGCCCAACTCCCGGACTGCGGCGACGGGAACGTGGACGCAGGCGAGGTCTGTGGCGAGCCGTCTCTGCCTGCATGCTCCGACCCTTGCACGACGTGCCTCGGATGCACCTGCGCGCCGGCCACCCCGGTCTGCGGCGACATGGTCGTCTGCGGCAGCGAGCAGTGCGAGACCAATGCCGATTGCGGCGGCGGGAAGGTCTGCGACAGCTGCGCGTGCGTCAACCCTTCGATCTGCACGAGCGGCATCGATCTCACCGGTGCGCGCATGAAGGCGCGCGCCACTCCGTTCTCGTTCAAGCTCGGCGCGCAGGCGCTGATCCCGAAACCGTGGACAGGCGTCAACCCTGCGGCCAACGGCATCCGCATGATCGTCGATTCGCCGGCCGGCCCCGGACTTCTCGATGCGACGTTGCCGGGCGGCGCCGCGTGGAAGACCAACAGCGCGGCAACCGCGTGGTCTTACACGGATGCGACCGGCGCTGTCGCAGGCATCACAAAGGCCGTCGTCAAGGATCGCAGCAGCGTCCAGGACGGGCTGCTGCGCGTGACGATCAAGGGCAAGAGCGCGGGATCGGCAACGCTTCCGGATCCGGCGTCGGTGCGCACGACATTGGTGCTCGGCGACAGTGACGAATGTGCGCTGCTCGACTGGAACGGGCCCTCCGATGCGTCGCCGGCCTGCAGCGGCAGCAGCAGCCTGCTGAGCTGTCGCTGA
- a CDS encoding aldose 1-epimerase, translating into MTATILNTSHAGFASVTLVSPDARLRAAFIPSLNMLGCSLEFDGEELLHLRAGVQAYADSRKTCGIPLLHPWANRLAGNHYRIGGQHVALVDDRHTIPRDANGLPIHGLLSGRTPWSVTESTTDNAAALDARFDFSSSDLLANFPFPHLLQMHVRVRDGELTISTVLTPTSERSVPVSFGYHPYFRIPAVQREDWVVTLPVRKHLILDAMSIPTGRTETVEIETAPLGERAWDDCFTSIVSPGVFAIEGGRRRIEVELGRGYPFVQLFAPSGSDFLAIEPMTAPANALVSDHLDLGVAPHGDRFEATFTIRMH; encoded by the coding sequence ATGACTGCGACGATCCTGAACACCAGCCACGCCGGCTTTGCCTCTGTGACGCTCGTGTCGCCCGACGCGAGACTGCGTGCCGCCTTCATACCATCGCTCAACATGCTCGGCTGTTCGCTCGAGTTCGACGGCGAGGAGCTGCTGCATCTTCGAGCGGGCGTCCAGGCTTATGCCGACAGCCGCAAGACCTGCGGCATTCCGCTGCTGCACCCGTGGGCAAACCGCCTGGCGGGCAACCACTACCGCATCGGCGGCCAGCACGTCGCGCTCGTTGACGACAGGCACACGATCCCGCGCGACGCCAACGGGCTGCCGATTCACGGCCTGCTGTCGGGGCGCACGCCATGGAGCGTTACCGAATCGACTACCGACAATGCCGCGGCGCTCGATGCGCGGTTCGATTTCTCGTCGTCCGATCTGCTCGCGAATTTTCCTTTTCCTCATCTGCTGCAGATGCACGTGCGGGTGCGCGACGGGGAGCTCACGATCTCCACGGTGCTGACGCCGACTTCCGAACGCTCGGTGCCGGTATCGTTCGGATATCACCCGTACTTTCGCATCCCTGCAGTGCAGCGCGAGGACTGGGTGGTCACTCTTCCCGTTCGAAAGCACCTGATCCTCGATGCCATGTCGATACCGACGGGACGCACCGAAACGGTGGAGATCGAGACGGCTCCCCTCGGCGAGCGTGCGTGGGACGACTGCTTCACGTCGATTGTCTCGCCGGGCGTGTTCGCGATCGAAGGCGGCCGGCGGCGAATCGAAGTCGAGCTCGGCCGCGGCTATCCCTTCGTGCAGCTCTTCGCGCCGTCAGGATCGGATTTCCTGGCAATCGAGCCGATGACGGCACCCGCCAACGCGCTGGTCAGCGACCACCTCGACCTCGGGGTGGCCCCGCA
- a CDS encoding helix-turn-helix transcriptional regulator yields MADKHQGHHGKKKKPRHKKPDPQASGELTMLSGLAAMTGDAAGGAIRFFLKVTGDPLGLEPLLSGPAHPGKLAREAGNYVRELRELAGLTISDLARALELRDSSYLEAVEAGTQTLSFDLVLRLAAIVARNDPLPAILKLTRTSNPAVAKFLEDWGAGRLPLQIERERQFVNLLRGNDEARDLGDESFEQVLTFTKAALDSIVAIAAEYEHKS; encoded by the coding sequence ATGGCGGACAAGCACCAGGGACACCACGGAAAGAAGAAGAAGCCGCGCCACAAGAAACCGGATCCCCAGGCTTCCGGCGAGTTGACGATGCTGTCAGGCCTGGCCGCGATGACGGGTGATGCCGCAGGCGGCGCGATCCGGTTCTTCCTGAAGGTCACCGGCGATCCACTCGGCCTGGAACCGCTGCTGTCGGGACCGGCGCATCCCGGCAAGCTGGCCCGCGAAGCGGGCAACTACGTTCGGGAGCTGCGCGAGCTTGCCGGCCTGACGATTTCGGATCTCGCGCGCGCCCTGGAACTGCGCGATTCGTCGTACCTCGAAGCCGTCGAGGCCGGCACCCAGACGCTGTCATTCGACCTCGTGCTCCGTCTTGCCGCGATCGTCGCGCGCAACGACCCTCTGCCCGCCATCCTCAAGCTGACGCGGACGAGCAACCCGGCAGTTGCGAAATTCCTCGAGGACTGGGGAGCCGGACGCCTGCCGCTGCAAATCGAGAGAGAACGCCAGTTCGTCAACCTGCTGCGAGGCAACGACGAAGCGCGCGACCTCGGCGACGAATCCTTCGAGCAGGTCCTCACCTTCACGAAAGCGGCGCTCGACAGCATTGTCGCCATCGCGGCCGAGTACGAGCACAAGTCGTGA